The Bacillus sp. NEB1478 genome contains the following window.
CAGCTGATTTTCACGATCCCAGCATGGTCCCTCCCCAAGTGTAGCTTTTGCATCAACGACAAGTTGAATTTCTTTTTTCATAAAAATAACACCTCAATTCTAGTATTCGCTGCTTATCATTTCCCTCGTTTAATAAAATGAATGCATGATGAGAAGAAAACTTGGCTCTTTTGTGAAAAGAAGAAACCCACCGTCTGTATTTCTGACGCTGGGCACCCTCAGGTAATTTTTTTATGCTCCCATTTTCTCTTGTTTGGAAGACGTTTTGTTCGTTAGCCAATTCTTTCCTTCGACAAGTCGTGCTGTCATCATGCTGGCTACGTTATCTCCAGTAGCATTTAACAGTGTTGCTGGAGGATCAATGATCGCAGAAATAGCTGCTATGATTGGAAGAGCTTCAACAGGAAATCCAAATAAAGAGAGAATAAGCATCTCTGCAATTAGACCTCCTTGAGGGATCGCACCCATTACCATACCAACGAGCAGTGCAATCGCACCTACTAAAAGGTACGTGTTAAAACCTGAAAAATCCATTCCAAAAATACCAAACAAGAAGGTAATCTTCAATACTCCGCCGATAACGGAGCCATCCTTATGAAGAGTTGCACCAAGCGGAATGGTCGTTTCACTAATATCATAGGGAACCCCCATCTTTTTGGATGCTTCTAAGTTTACAGGAATGCTCGCCGCAGAACTGCACGTTGCTAGACTTGTAACAGATGGTGAGACCATGTTTTTCCAAAACGTGCGGATTCCGAGTTTCCCGTGTGCCATCCACGCATAAAGTGTAAAGAATCCAAAGAAATAAACGATCGAAAATGGATAATAAAACATAACTGCTCTAAAATAAGAACCTAATAAAGTTGGACCAAACTCACCTACTAGCGCTGCAAAATAA
Protein-coding sequences here:
- a CDS encoding dicarboxylate/amino acid:cation symporter yields the protein MKNTWKAYRSPIILLISIAIGSVIGSVMGEKATVLKPFGDLFLNVMFMIVVPLVFFSISSSVANMAGAKRFGKIISSMMKVFLFTGVVAAVVSMAAIKFFPPADGVKIDLVKPDAASEKVSIGEQLVSTVTVPDFVDLLSRANMLALILFSVLLGLATSAVGEKGKPLAGFLTAGSAVTLQMVKYVMYYAPIGLGAYFAALVGEFGPTLLGSYFRAVMFYYPFSIVYFFGFFTLYAWMAHGKLGIRTFWKNMVSPSVTSLATCSSAASIPVNLEASKKMGVPYDISETTIPLGATLHKDGSVIGGVLKITFLFGIFGMDFSGFNTYLLVGAIALLVGMVMGAIPQGGLIAEMLILSLFGFPVEALPIIAAISAIIDPPATLLNATGDNVASMMTARLVEGKNWLTNKTSSKQEKMGA